The Neisseria sicca genome includes a window with the following:
- a CDS encoding YraN family protein encodes MRLNHKQGVAGEDAALAFLLSQGCKLIARNWHCAYGEIDLIVKNGNMILFVEVKYRKNQGFGGAAYSISPSKLLKLQRSAEYYLQQNGMTHTACRIDAVLIEGNRPPEWIKNITG; translated from the coding sequence ATGCGTCTGAACCACAAACAAGGGGTGGCGGGCGAAGATGCCGCGCTGGCGTTTCTTCTTTCGCAAGGCTGCAAACTCATCGCGCGCAACTGGCACTGCGCTTACGGCGAAATCGATTTGATTGTCAAAAACGGTAACATGATTCTGTTTGTTGAAGTAAAATACCGCAAAAATCAGGGTTTCGGCGGTGCCGCATACAGTATTTCGCCGTCTAAGTTATTGAAACTGCAACGGTCTGCGGAGTATTATCTGCAACAAAACGGCATGACGCATACCGCGTGCCGTATCGATGCGGTACTCATAGAAGGAAACCGCCCGCCCGAATGGATAAAGAATATTACAGGTTGA
- a CDS encoding phosphoheptose isomerase yields MTTLQERVAAHFAESILAKQEAEKVLVEPTAQAAELMLQCLMNDGKILACGNGGSAADAQHFAAEMTGRFEKERMELAAVALTTDTSALTAIGNDYGFDHVFSKQVRALGRAGDVLVGISTSGNSANVIEAIKAAHERDMHVIAMTGRDGGKIAAMLKDTDVLLNVPYPRTARIQENHILLIHAMCDCIDSMLLEGM; encoded by the coding sequence ATGACGACTTTACAAGAGCGCGTTGCCGCCCATTTCGCCGAAAGCATCCTTGCCAAGCAGGAAGCCGAAAAAGTGTTGGTCGAGCCGACCGCTCAAGCGGCGGAACTGATGCTGCAATGCCTGATGAACGACGGCAAAATCTTAGCCTGCGGTAACGGCGGTTCGGCTGCCGACGCGCAGCACTTCGCCGCCGAAATGACCGGACGCTTTGAAAAAGAGCGCATGGAACTTGCCGCCGTCGCGCTGACGACGGACACTTCCGCGCTGACCGCCATCGGCAACGACTACGGTTTTGACCATGTGTTCAGCAAGCAAGTGCGCGCGCTCGGACGCGCCGGCGACGTTTTGGTCGGCATCTCTACCTCCGGCAACTCCGCCAACGTTATCGAAGCCATCAAAGCGGCACACGAACGCGATATGCACGTCATCGCTATGACCGGTCGCGACGGCGGTAAAATCGCCGCCATGCTCAAAGACACCGACGTACTGCTCAACGTCCCCTACCCGCGCACTGCCCGCATTCAGGAAAACCATATCCTGCTGATACACGCCATGTGCGACTGCATCGACTCCATGTTGCTTGAAGGAATGTAA
- a CDS encoding BON domain-containing protein has product MNIKRHTAPVLTALLLSLTLSGCIGVLLGGAAVGTKSAVDRRTTGAQTDDNVMAVRVETTARSYLRQNNQAHGYTPKINVVGYNRHLLLLGQVATEGEKQFVEQIARAEQAAEGVYNYITVASQERTIGDVTNDTWGTSKVRTTLLGLKPTTQARVKIVTYGNVTYVMGILTPEEQEKVTQRVSTTVGVQKVVTLYQNYTQPE; this is encoded by the coding sequence ATGAACATCAAACGTCATACCGCACCCGTTCTGACCGCCCTCCTCCTCAGCCTGACACTCAGCGGCTGTATCGGCGTACTCCTCGGCGGCGCGGCAGTCGGCACCAAATCCGCCGTCGACCGCCGTACCACAGGCGCGCAAACCGACGACAACGTAATGGCAGTGCGCGTCGAAACCACTGCCCGCTCCTACCTGCGCCAAAACAACCAAGCGCACGGTTACACTCCCAAAATCAACGTTGTCGGTTACAACCGCCACCTGCTGCTGCTCGGACAAGTTGCCACTGAAGGCGAAAAACAATTCGTCGAACAAATCGCCCGCGCCGAACAAGCCGCCGAAGGCGTGTACAACTACATCACCGTTGCCTCCCAAGAACGCACCATCGGCGATGTAACCAACGACACATGGGGTACATCCAAAGTCCGCACCACTCTTTTAGGTCTCAAACCCACCACACAGGCGCGCGTCAAAATCGTAACCTACGGCAACGTGACCTATGTAATGGGTATCCTGACACCTGAAGAACAGGAAAAAGTGACCCAACGCGTCAGCACCACCGTGGGCGTGCAAAAAGTCGTTACCCTGTATCAAAACTACACCCAACCCGAATAA
- the map gene encoding type I methionyl aminopeptidase: MNEIIIKTPEEIEKMRELGKLVAEALDYIGQFVKPGVTTNEIDKLVYDYHVNVQGGYPAPLHYGNPPYPKSCCTSVNHVICHGIPDDKPLKEGDIINIDLTIKKDGFHGDSSRMFTVGKVSPIAQRLIDITHESMMAGIAAVKPGATLGDIGYACQQVAENAGYSVVQEFCGHGIGRGFHEAPQVLHYGRKGQGVVLKPGMIFTIEPMINQGKRHLRILNDGWTVVTKDRSLSAQWEHEVLVTETGYEILTVSPATGKP, from the coding sequence ATGAACGAAATCATCATCAAAACCCCTGAAGAAATCGAGAAAATGCGCGAACTGGGCAAACTCGTCGCCGAAGCCCTCGACTACATCGGACAATTCGTCAAACCCGGCGTGACCACCAACGAAATCGACAAACTCGTTTACGACTACCACGTCAACGTCCAAGGCGGCTATCCCGCCCCACTGCACTACGGCAACCCGCCCTATCCCAAATCCTGCTGCACCTCCGTCAACCACGTCATCTGCCACGGCATCCCCGACGACAAGCCGCTCAAAGAAGGCGACATCATCAACATCGACCTGACCATCAAAAAAGACGGCTTCCACGGCGACTCCAGCCGCATGTTTACCGTCGGCAAAGTTTCCCCCATCGCCCAACGCCTGATTGACATTACCCACGAATCCATGATGGCGGGCATCGCCGCCGTCAAACCAGGCGCAACCTTGGGCGACATCGGCTACGCCTGCCAACAAGTTGCCGAAAACGCAGGCTATTCCGTCGTACAAGAATTTTGCGGCCACGGCATCGGACGCGGTTTCCACGAAGCCCCACAAGTCCTGCACTACGGCAGAAAAGGACAAGGCGTCGTCCTGAAGCCCGGCATGATTTTCACCATCGAGCCGATGATCAACCAAGGCAAACGCCACCTGCGCATCCTAAACGACGGCTGGACGGTTGTGACCAAAGACCGCTCCCTTTCCGCCCAATGGGAACATGAAGTTTTAGTGACAGAAACCGGCTACGAAATCCTGACTGTCAGCCCGGCTACCGGCAAACCCTAA
- a CDS encoding ParA family protein yields MSAQILAVANQKGGVGKTTTTVNLAASLASKGKRVLVIDLDPQGNATTGSGIDKARLEEGVYQVVLGDTDIKTAVVRSGDGSYDVLGANRALAGAEIELVQEIAREIRLKNALQTVENDYDFVLIDCPPSLTLLTLNGLVAANGVIVPMLCEYYALEGISDLIATVRKIRQAINPRLDITGIVRTLYDSRSRLVVEVSEQLFQHFGNLMFQTVIPRNVRLAEAPSHGMPALAYDANAKGTKAYLALAEELLERTKG; encoded by the coding sequence ATGAGCGCACAAATCCTGGCCGTCGCCAACCAAAAAGGCGGCGTCGGCAAAACCACCACCACCGTCAACCTCGCGGCATCGCTCGCCTCCAAAGGCAAACGCGTCCTCGTCATCGACCTCGACCCGCAAGGCAACGCCACCACAGGCAGCGGCATAGACAAAGCCCGCCTCGAAGAAGGCGTGTACCAAGTCGTATTGGGCGATACCGACATCAAAACCGCCGTCGTCCGCAGCGGGGACGGCAGCTACGACGTACTCGGCGCAAACCGCGCGCTTGCCGGCGCCGAAATCGAGCTGGTGCAAGAAATCGCCCGCGAAATCCGCCTCAAAAACGCCCTGCAAACCGTCGAAAACGACTACGACTTCGTCCTCATCGACTGCCCCCCTTCACTGACCCTGCTCACGCTCAACGGACTCGTCGCCGCCAACGGCGTCATCGTGCCCATGTTGTGCGAATACTATGCCCTCGAAGGCATCTCCGACCTCATTGCCACCGTGCGCAAAATCCGTCAGGCGATCAACCCGCGCCTCGACATCACCGGCATCGTCCGCACCCTCTACGACAGCCGCAGCCGCCTCGTCGTCGAAGTCAGCGAACAGCTTTTCCAACATTTCGGCAACCTGATGTTCCAAACCGTCATCCCCCGCAACGTCCGCCTCGCCGAAGCCCCCAGCCACGGCATGCCTGCACTCGCCTACGACGCCAACGCCAAAGGCACCAAAGCCTACCTCGCCTTGGCGGAAGAACTGTTGGAGCGTACTAAAGGTTGA
- the pdxA gene encoding 4-hydroxythreonine-4-phosphate dehydrogenase PdxA translates to MSLPVLAVTSGEPAGIGPDICLDLAFAELPCRPVVLGDKDLLAQRAEMLGKKVVLRDFVLSDADKAPLCHGELEVLHIPLDAPCEAGMLNPANARYVLQLLDTAYQGITEGIFDGMVTAPLHKGIINDAGAGGGFFSGHTEYLAEKSQTEQVVMMLVGGGLRVALVTTHLPLRAVADAVTQPLVESVVRILNADLRDKFGIAQPHILVTGLNPHAGEGGHLGHEEADIIIPALARLKSEGIHASGPYPADTVFQPFLLKDADAVLAMYHDQGLPTLKYAGFGQGVNITLGLPFIRTSVDHGTALDLAGTGKAASGSLIEAVRTALEMAAEIRKKQR, encoded by the coding sequence ATGTCCCTTCCTGTATTGGCAGTTACCTCCGGCGAGCCTGCCGGTATCGGCCCTGATATTTGTTTGGATTTGGCGTTTGCCGAGTTGCCGTGCCGCCCCGTCGTTTTGGGCGACAAAGACCTATTGGCGCAGCGGGCGGAGATGTTGGGCAAAAAGGTTGTCTTGAGGGATTTTGTCCTTAGTGATGCCGATAAAGCCCCGTTGTGCCATGGGGAATTGGAAGTTTTGCATATTCCGCTTGACGCGCCTTGCGAAGCCGGCATGCTCAATCCCGCCAATGCGCGCTATGTCTTGCAACTGCTGGATACGGCATATCAAGGCATTACCGAAGGCATATTCGACGGCATGGTAACCGCGCCGCTGCACAAAGGCATCATTAACGATGCAGGTGCGGGGGGCGGATTCTTTAGCGGACATACCGAATACCTCGCCGAAAAAAGTCAGACGGAACAAGTCGTCATGATGTTGGTAGGCGGTGGGCTGCGCGTCGCTTTGGTTACGACCCATTTGCCGCTGCGCGCGGTTGCCGATGCCGTGACGCAGCCGCTCGTCGAGTCTGTCGTCCGTATCTTGAACGCCGATTTGCGAGACAAATTCGGCATTGCCCAACCGCATATCCTGGTTACCGGATTGAATCCGCACGCGGGCGAGGGCGGACATTTGGGACACGAAGAAGCCGACATCATCATCCCTGCGCTGGCCCGCCTCAAAAGCGAAGGCATACACGCCAGCGGCCCATATCCCGCAGACACGGTGTTTCAGCCGTTTTTGCTGAAAGATGCCGATGCCGTTTTGGCGATGTATCACGATCAAGGTCTGCCGACGTTGAAATATGCCGGTTTCGGACAAGGCGTCAACATTACGCTCGGACTGCCATTTATCCGTACCTCCGTTGACCACGGTACCGCGCTGGATTTGGCGGGAACAGGCAAAGCCGCCTCCGGCAGCCTGATTGAAGCTGTCCGCACCGCTTTGGAAATGGCGGCAGAAATCCGCAAAAAACAGCGTTAA
- the lpxA gene encoding acyl-ACP--UDP-N-acetylglucosamine O-acyltransferase gives MTLIHPTAVIDPKAELDSSVKVGAYTVIGPNVQIGANTEIGPHTVINGHTTIGENNRIFQFASLGEIPQDKKYRDEPTKLIIGNGNTIREFTTFNLGTVTGIGETRVGDDNWIMAYCHLAHDCVIGNHTIFANNASLAGHVTIGDYVVLGGYTLVFQFCQIGDYAMTAFAAGVHKDVPPYFMAAGYRAEPAGINSEGMRRNGFTAEQISAVKNVYKTIYHRGIPFEEAKADILRRAETQAELAVFKDFFAQSTRGIIR, from the coding sequence ATGACCCTCATCCACCCGACCGCCGTCATTGACCCCAAAGCCGAACTCGACTCCAGCGTCAAAGTCGGCGCGTACACCGTCATCGGTCCCAACGTCCAAATCGGCGCGAACACCGAAATCGGCCCGCATACCGTCATCAACGGCCACACCACCATCGGCGAAAACAACCGCATTTTCCAATTTGCCAGCCTCGGCGAAATCCCGCAGGACAAAAAATACCGCGACGAGCCGACCAAGCTGATTATCGGCAACGGCAACACCATCCGCGAATTCACCACCTTCAACCTCGGCACGGTAACCGGCATCGGCGAAACCCGCGTCGGCGACGACAACTGGATTATGGCGTACTGCCACCTCGCGCACGACTGCGTCATCGGCAACCACACCATCTTCGCCAACAACGCCTCGCTCGCCGGACACGTTACCATCGGCGACTACGTCGTCTTGGGCGGCTACACGCTGGTGTTCCAGTTCTGCCAAATCGGTGACTACGCCATGACCGCCTTCGCCGCAGGCGTACACAAAGACGTACCGCCGTACTTCATGGCGGCAGGCTACCGCGCCGAACCCGCAGGCATCAACAGCGAAGGCATGCGCCGCAACGGCTTCACCGCCGAGCAAATCTCCGCTGTCAAAAATGTGTACAAAACCATCTACCACCGCGGCATCCCGTTTGAAGAAGCCAAGGCCGATATCCTCCGCCGCGCCGAAACGCAAGCAGAGCTGGCGGTGTTTAAAGACTTCTTCGCCCAATCCACGCGCGGGATTATCCGCTGA
- the fabZ gene encoding 3-hydroxyacyl-ACP dehydratase FabZ, which yields MDVQLPIEAKDIQKLIPHRYPFLQLDRITAFESMKTLTAIKNVTMNEPQFQGHFPDLPVMPGVLIIEAMAQACGTLAILSEGGRKENEFFFFAGIDEARFKRQVIPGDQLVFEVELLTNKRGIGKFSAVAKVDGQVAVEAIIMCAKRVV from the coding sequence ATGGACGTACAACTCCCCATCGAAGCCAAAGACATCCAAAAACTCATTCCCCACCGCTACCCGTTTTTGCAACTCGACCGCATCACCGCCTTCGAGTCCATGAAAACCCTGACCGCGATTAAAAACGTCACCATGAACGAGCCGCAGTTCCAAGGCCATTTCCCCGACCTGCCCGTCATGCCCGGCGTACTCATCATCGAAGCCATGGCGCAAGCCTGCGGCACACTCGCCATCCTCAGCGAAGGCGGCCGCAAAGAAAACGAATTCTTCTTCTTCGCCGGCATAGACGAAGCCCGCTTCAAACGCCAAGTCATCCCCGGCGACCAGCTTGTTTTCGAAGTCGAGCTGCTGACCAACAAACGCGGCATCGGCAAATTCAGCGCCGTCGCCAAAGTGGACGGGCAAGTCGCCGTCGAAGCCATCATCATGTGTGCCAAACGCGTGGTTTGA
- the lpxD gene encoding UDP-3-O-(3-hydroxymyristoyl)glucosamine N-acyltransferase yields MTSKTYTLSQITAQLGGEWRGKDISVAAVRPLADAQAEHISFLANPKYKAEVHDSSAGAVIVSAKAVDEFEGRNLIVADDPYLYFAKVARLFSPIVKARGGIHPTAVVEESATVSASCEIGANAYIGANTVLGEGCRILANAVVQHDCKLGDEVVLHPNAVVYYGCTLGNRVEIHSGAVIGADGFGLAFAGDSWFKIPQTGAVTLGDDVEIGSNTNIDRGAMSDTTVGNGTKIDNQVQIGHNCKIGSHTVIAAKTGISGSVTIGSYCIIGGGVGTVGHIEIADKTTIGGGTSVTHSITESGKHLAGIFPMSTHKEWARNAVYIHRLSEMNKRLKTLENRLSDSEKDE; encoded by the coding sequence ATGACTTCAAAAACCTACACCCTGTCCCAAATCACAGCGCAGCTTGGCGGCGAATGGCGCGGCAAGGACATTTCCGTCGCCGCCGTGCGCCCGCTCGCAGACGCGCAGGCAGAACACATCAGCTTCCTCGCCAATCCGAAATACAAAGCCGAAGTCCACGACAGCAGCGCGGGTGCGGTCATCGTTTCTGCCAAAGCAGTGGACGAATTTGAAGGGCGCAACCTGATTGTCGCCGACGATCCCTATCTCTATTTCGCCAAAGTCGCCCGTCTGTTTTCACCCATCGTCAAAGCGCGCGGCGGCATCCATCCGACCGCCGTCGTCGAAGAGAGCGCGACCGTTTCCGCCAGCTGCGAAATCGGTGCGAACGCCTACATCGGCGCGAACACCGTACTCGGCGAAGGCTGCCGCATCTTGGCAAACGCCGTTGTCCAACACGACTGCAAACTGGGCGACGAAGTCGTCCTGCATCCCAACGCCGTCGTTTATTACGGCTGCACACTGGGCAACCGCGTCGAAATCCACAGCGGCGCAGTCATCGGCGCGGACGGTTTCGGACTCGCCTTCGCCGGCGATTCATGGTTTAAAATCCCGCAAACCGGCGCGGTAACGCTGGGCGACGACGTAGAAATCGGCTCGAACACCAACATCGACCGCGGCGCGATGAGCGACACCACCGTCGGCAACGGCACCAAAATCGATAACCAAGTCCAAATCGGACACAACTGCAAAATCGGTTCGCACACCGTCATCGCCGCCAAAACCGGCATTTCCGGCAGCGTCACCATCGGCAGCTACTGCATCATCGGCGGCGGCGTCGGTACGGTCGGACACATCGAAATCGCCGACAAAACCACCATCGGCGGCGGCACGTCTGTCACCCACAGCATTACCGAAAGCGGCAAACACCTCGCCGGCATCTTCCCGATGTCCACCCATAAAGAATGGGCGCGCAACGCCGTTTACATCCACCGCTTGAGTGAAATGAACAAACGCCTCAAAACATTGGAAAACCGTCTGAGCGACAGCGAAAAAGACGAATAA
- a CDS encoding OmpH family outer membrane protein: MANAFRLGGAALLGFGLMNQAVAAEAVQKIGFINTERVYLESKQAQRIQTTLEKEFRSRQDALQKLQQEGEKLEKSLTEGKLQGKEREAAAKRWGELVQQFRKKQAELAEDYNLRRNEEFAALQQNANRIIVDLAKREGYDVILQDVIYVNARYDITDSVIKALNTR; this comes from the coding sequence ATTGCCAACGCCTTCCGCCTCGGCGGCGCGGCTTTATTGGGCTTCGGGTTGATGAACCAAGCTGTGGCGGCGGAAGCCGTGCAGAAAATCGGCTTTATCAATACCGAGCGCGTTTATCTTGAGTCCAAGCAGGCGCAACGCATTCAGACGACCTTGGAAAAAGAATTCCGCAGCCGTCAGGACGCTTTGCAGAAATTGCAGCAAGAAGGTGAAAAGCTCGAAAAATCCCTGACCGAAGGCAAATTGCAGGGCAAAGAGCGTGAAGCTGCGGCAAAACGCTGGGGCGAGCTGGTTCAGCAGTTCCGCAAGAAACAGGCGGAGCTGGCAGAAGACTACAACCTGCGCCGCAACGAAGAATTTGCCGCCCTCCAGCAAAACGCCAACCGCATCATCGTCGATCTTGCCAAACGCGAAGGTTACGATGTGATTTTGCAGGACGTGATTTACGTCAATGCGCGTTACGACATCACTGACAGCGTGATTAAAGCCTTGAATACACGTTAA